One window of the Zea mays cultivar B73 chromosome 3, Zm-B73-REFERENCE-NAM-5.0, whole genome shotgun sequence genome contains the following:
- the LOC100501865 gene encoding Phosphoribosylaminoimidazole carboxylase, chloroplastic-like: MHARFLSAPSPASAAPSPYVRLAFTGALPRRACWKPRGPASASAPPPRPLHSLCARASMQPASPAHDGHGGPPVHGVSNTVIGVLGGGQLGKMLCHAASQMGIRIVILDPLPGCPASSVCDEHVIGSFNDGDTVREFAKRCGVLTVEIEHVDAATLEKLEKQGVDCEPKASTITIIQDKYRQKKHFSRYEIPLPDFMEVDTLRSIEEAGEKFGYPLMVKSKRLAYDGRGNAVAKNKEELSSVVASLGGFERGLYVERWTPFVKELSVIVARSRDNSTVCYPVVETVHKENICHVVEAPADVSNKIKKLATSVAEKAIKSLEGAGVFAVELFLTEDDQILLNEVAPRPHNSGHHTIESCYTSQYEQHIRAILGLPLGDPSMKAPAAIMYNILGEDEGEAGFFLAHQLISRALTIPGTSVHWYAKPEMRKQRKMGHITIVGPSKISVKSRLDNLLQRNSSDPKEVSPRVAIIMGSQSDLPVMKDAERVLKEFDIPCELTIVSAHRTPERMYDYAKSAKDRGFEVIIAGAGGAAHLPGMVASLTPLPVIGVPIKTSTLSGFDSLLSIVQMPKGIPVATVAIGIAENAGLLAARILAARDPELQDRVTKYQDDLRDMVLETAERLEDQGPEEFLKGMD, encoded by the exons ATGCACGCCAGGTTCCTCAGCGCGCCGTCCCCTGCCTCCGCCGCCCCCTCCCCGTACGTTCGCTTGGCCTTCACGGGCGCCCTCCCGCGCCGCGCGTGTTGGAAGCCGCGAGGCCCCGCGTCCGCGTCCGCGCCGCCGCCTCGGCCTCTCCACTCGCTGTGCGCCCGGGCCTCCATGCAGCCCGCCTCTCCCGCGCACGACGG GCATGGTGGTCCGCCGGTGCACGGCGTCTCCAACACCGTCATCGGGGTCCTGGGGGGCGGTCAGCTCGGGAAGATGCTCTGCCATGCAGCGAGTCAGATGGGGATTAGAATTGTCATCCTCGACCCTCTTCCCGGCTGCCCCGCGAGCTCGGTTTGCGATGAGCACGTCATCGGGAGCTTCAACGATGGGGACACGGTCCGGGAGTTCGCCAAGAG GTGTGGGGTCCTAACAGTGGAGATTGAGCATGTTGATGCCGCCACACTGGAGAAGCTGGAAAAACAGGGCGTTGACTGCGAGCCTAAAGCCTCCACAATCACGATTATTCAG GACAAGTACAGGCAGAAAAAGCATTTCTCAAGATACGAGATCCCATTGCCTGACTTCATGGAA GTAGATACTTTACGCAGTATAGAGGAGGCTGGGGAAAAGTTTGGCTATCCCCTAATGGTCAAAAGCAAGAGATTAGCATATGATGGTCGAGGAAATGCTGTAGCCAAGAACAAAGAGGAGCTATCTTCTGTTGTTGCTT CACTGGGTGGGTTTGAGCGGGGCTTGTATGTTGAGAGATGGACTCCTTTCGTAAAG GAGCTTTCTGTAATTGTGGCAAGGAGCAGAGACAACTCTACTGTCTGCTATCCTGTTGTGGAAACAGTTCACAA GGAAAATATATGCCATGTTGTTGAAGCTCCTGCTGATGTATCTAACAAAATAAAGAAGTTAGCTACTAGCGTGGCTGAAAAAGCTATCAAATCATTAGAAGGAGCTGGTGTCTTTGCTGTAGAGTTGTTTTTAACAGAAGATGATCAG ATTTTATTGAATGAGGTAGCCCCTAGGCCTCACAATAGTGGGCATCACACAATAGAGTCATGCTACACCTCACAATATGAGCAGCATATACGCGCTATTCTTGGCCTTCCTCTTGGTGATCCCTCAATGAAAGCACCTGCAGCAATAATGTACAACATCCTGGGCGAGGATGAG GGTGAAGCAGGGTTCTTTCTGGCTCATCAGCTTATCAGTAGGGCACTAACCATTCCAGGCACATCGGTCCATTGGTACGCAAAGCCAG AGATGCGGAAGCAAAGGAAGATGGGTCATATTACAATTGTGGGGCCTTCTAAGATAAGTGTAAAATCACGCTTGGACAACTTGCTGCAAAGAAACTCGTCTGATCCCAAGGAAG TTAGCCCTCGTGTTGCTATTATAATGGGGTCCCAATCTGATCTTCCTGTGATGAAAGATGCTGAGAGGGTTTTGAAAGAGTTCGACATACCTTGTGAG TTAACTATTGTTTCTGCACATCGTACACCAGAGCGGATGTATGATTATGCGAAGTCTGCTAAAGACAGGGGTTTCGAGGTCATAATTGCAGGTGCAGGCGGAGCAGCTCATTTACCAG GGATGGTGGCTTCATTGACTCCTCTTCCTGTAATCGGAGTTCCCATTAAGACTTCAACACTATCAGGATTTGATTCCCTCCTATCTATTGTGCAA ATGCCAAAAGGTATTCCTGTTGCGACTGTTGCTATCGGGATTGCAGAAAATGCAGGTTTGCTGGCAGCTAGGATTCTGGCTGCAAGAGATCCTGAGCTCCAGGACAG GGTAACTAAGTACCAGGATGATCTGAGGGACATGGTTTTGGAGACGGCAGAAAGGCTGGAGGACCAAGGCCCGGAGGAATTTCTGAAGGGAATGGATTGA